A genomic segment from Mycoplasmopsis arginini encodes:
- the rsmA gene encoding 16S rRNA (adenine(1518)-N(6)/adenine(1519)-N(6))-dimethyltransferase RsmA, whose amino-acid sequence MEVIAKKSFGQNFLINKKIQKRIVEAAEVKDEDVIEIGPGLGAITNLIINEVKTLDAYELDKEIFSLWIEKKLPKNINFINQDFLESNLAFDSKRVVVGNIPYNITSPIIFKLIENHHFIKRATIMVQKEVGERLIAIIGTKSYSKLSVSIQSVAKVSKVLVAKASDFSPAPKVDSMVVKIEFFENLDFNLDNFLLFIKKCFQFKRKKLINNLLSDYDKDTIIKIFNDLNINLLVRPENISIAEYKQLFLEFSKIIKNS is encoded by the coding sequence ATGGAAGTAATTGCAAAAAAGAGTTTTGGGCAAAACTTTTTAATTAATAAAAAGATTCAAAAGCGTATAGTTGAAGCTGCTGAAGTAAAAGATGAGGACGTTATTGAAATAGGTCCAGGACTAGGAGCAATAACTAATTTGATAATAAATGAGGTTAAAACATTAGATGCTTATGAATTAGATAAGGAAATTTTTAGTCTTTGAATAGAAAAAAAATTACCAAAAAACATTAATTTTATTAATCAAGATTTTTTAGAATCTAATTTAGCTTTTGATTCTAAAAGAGTGGTCGTTGGGAATATTCCATATAATATTACTTCACCAATCATTTTTAAATTAATAGAAAATCATCACTTTATCAAAAGGGCTACTATAATGGTTCAAAAAGAAGTTGGTGAAAGATTAATAGCCATAATTGGAACTAAAAGTTATAGCAAATTATCAGTTTCAATTCAAAGTGTTGCAAAAGTTTCTAAAGTTTTAGTCGCAAAAGCAAGCGATTTTAGCCCTGCTCCTAAAGTTGATTCAATGGTTGTTAAAATAGAGTTTTTTGAAAACCTTGATTTTAACTTAGACAATTTTCTTTTATTCATTAAAAAGTGCTTTCAATTTAAAAGAAAAAAACTAATTAATAACTTATTATCTGATTATGATAAAGATACAATTATTAAAATTTTTAATGATTTAAATATCAATTTATTAGTAAGACCAGAAAACATCAGTATAGCGGAATATAAACAATTGTTTTTAGAGTTTTCAAAAATCATTAAAAATTCATAA
- the dnaN gene encoding DNA polymerase III subunit beta has protein sequence MELKINKLLLDNAIERVAKAIEPNPFIPELKGILLIAEGNKITLIGSNGSINIKHDIETSLDAEIILPGRILVDLSLFRNIVKKLDNDIILKSKESTLELITENDHFSLNLYNVFEYPMPDFSIYGEQVKINWQKLKNMVRNVAVAASVLETNIILCCINISAQNNQLKLVATDKYRYAEEIIEIDSNVNFNISILAKNLKDVLNFDFNGDVILNVSDQKILFVLDGTTIESKVVDQVYLDVSKIIPKSFANELIITKKELNNLLNKASVIISENYNKIRLHIAQDVLTISSTREEIANAEIKTQKFNYTDSELKLALNSRFLKDAIQSFDEDIKLSFTSDKMRIVITSDSNPKLFHLITPQRGF, from the coding sequence ATGGAATTAAAAATTAATAAATTATTATTAGATAATGCAATTGAGAGAGTTGCTAAAGCGATTGAACCTAATCCCTTTATTCCGGAATTAAAAGGAATTTTGTTGATAGCTGAAGGAAATAAAATTACCTTAATTGGTTCAAATGGTTCAATTAATATCAAACACGATATTGAAACATCATTAGATGCAGAAATTATATTGCCAGGAAGAATATTAGTTGATTTATCTTTATTTAGAAACATAGTTAAAAAATTGGATAACGATATTATCTTAAAATCAAAAGAAAGCACTTTAGAATTAATAACCGAAAATGATCACTTTAGTTTAAATTTATATAATGTTTTTGAATACCCAATGCCAGATTTTTCAATTTATGGTGAACAAGTTAAAATTAACTGACAAAAATTAAAAAACATGGTTAGAAATGTTGCTGTGGCTGCCTCAGTTTTAGAAACAAACATTATTTTATGTTGTATCAATATATCAGCTCAAAATAATCAATTAAAACTAGTTGCAACCGATAAATATAGATATGCAGAAGAAATTATAGAAATTGATTCAAATGTTAACTTTAATATTTCAATATTAGCTAAAAACTTAAAGGATGTTCTAAACTTTGATTTTAACGGCGATGTTATTCTAAACGTTTCGGATCAAAAAATATTATTTGTTCTAGATGGGACAACCATTGAATCAAAAGTTGTTGACCAAGTATATTTAGACGTATCAAAAATTATTCCTAAGAGTTTTGCTAATGAGTTAATTATTACTAAAAAAGAATTAAATAATTTGCTAAATAAAGCATCAGTTATTATTTCTGAAAACTACAATAAAATTAGATTGCACATTGCTCAAGATGTTTTAACAATTTCATCAACAAGAGAAGAAATTGCAAATGCTGAAATAAAGACACAAAAATTTAATTACACTGATAGTGAATTAAAACTTGCTTTAAACTCAAGATTTTTAAAAGATGCAATTCAAAGCTTTGATGAAGATATAAAATTATCTTTCACATCTGACAAAATGAGAATTGTAATTACTTCTGATTCTAATCCTAAATTATTTCATTTAATTACACCACAAAGAGGATTCTAA
- the rpmB gene encoding 50S ribosomal protein L28, giving the protein MPGRDQLTGQKALSGNKRSHALNTSKRTFDLNLQKVTVKTENGAKKTVRVTAKNARTLKKYGLVA; this is encoded by the coding sequence ATGCCAGGAAGAGATCAATTAACAGGTCAAAAAGCATTAAGTGGAAACAAAAGATCACACGCTTTAAACACATCTAAAAGAACATTTGACCTTAACTTGCAAAAAGTAACTGTTAAAACCGAAAACGGCGCTAAAAAAACTGTTAGAGTTACAGCCAAAAATGCTAGAACTTTAAAAAAATACGGTTTAGTAGCTTAA
- a CDS encoding DUF885 family protein yields MSPKAKKSLILSGIIGGAVAAPILLPLIPYAVQHTLVNKEIKNNPKAFFDRRVENAIADSGLDTKVADLGEAIKALEADYNALEDKTTPEAQAKKAELDTKKEELEKTKAELEKVKTEATYKATEVLAQLGDATINKENEKYTAQYVVLAYADFKASLEKLGETVDVNYPNKEDVEKISEFYQSWIDKFDKINKNNLNVTSTAWVSGLKYDWEIAKSIYASESRLVGSYLEWGLSYAYPINAFYDTISSIKGPKATKVLKNLKEGLESNVVLSKVVIKNNVKAFLSAYYSEQLLAFAKGTETEKLVSDIINSNTTLDKETKDFHLFYVNEYYKGSDHGKGEDLADLKVLKENTYNEVENTIEVFDETDNKTYKVYGLGLTEKDLTAKNVGLNSIKGSENTTTGKKIYDSILKFSTTSNDSAQEVFESGYQTSKKASENMILTAKAVAKLITGTDKGVWNPTVKYDADGLGKQEAVDTVLNIRDAEGNINLPEFNKWMNQEQFFFGREDSTYYTQQKKEELEKDPALADAIKNLDKLGYTPLKNSQTKYGSITNDQFYYGALEAFKGYNQFRDATMQEGFSYFPNQVPRYGITTYQYSRRADEGVGAYNDNAKVEQDGFGAFMFNADPYYSLPKWSVTSFANHESVMGHHNQIYYAKEFLKKIDGLTIGDIFSYTSYVEGWALFMEWFGIEAGLYGTPDFENEDYYALPKDFRLAKGITNFLTTTSKEKVTQDQITKIKDLHGGVYWNLVSSVNAISDDKEHALKAVELANMLQYFGALNEAQLRNMRRAVDTAYHGDLSAGREDLPAGASIKDVREFLKANSALGIGDITSESKRYLNLPGQATSYNSGKEAMLKLYDRVRRSKGLSRKDFVSNKENIKEFLNLLLETGALPLDTLKEIVEKHYNL; encoded by the coding sequence ATGAGTCCAAAAGCAAAAAAATCTTTAATTCTTAGTGGAATTATTGGCGGTGCAGTTGCTGCTCCAATATTATTACCATTAATTCCATATGCTGTGCAACACACACTAGTAAATAAAGAAATTAAAAACAATCCAAAAGCATTTTTTGACAGACGTGTAGAAAATGCTATTGCTGACAGTGGATTAGATACAAAAGTTGCTGACCTTGGAGAAGCAATTAAAGCTTTAGAAGCAGATTATAACGCTTTAGAAGACAAAACAACACCAGAAGCACAAGCAAAAAAGGCTGAACTTGACACTAAAAAAGAAGAACTAGAAAAGACTAAAGCAGAATTAGAAAAAGTTAAAACCGAAGCAACCTATAAGGCAACAGAAGTGTTAGCTCAACTAGGTGATGCAACAATTAACAAAGAAAACGAAAAATATACTGCACAATACGTAGTTCTAGCTTATGCAGATTTTAAAGCATCTTTAGAAAAACTTGGAGAAACAGTTGATGTTAACTATCCAAATAAAGAAGATGTTGAAAAAATTAGTGAATTTTACCAAAGCTGAATTGATAAATTTGACAAAATCAATAAAAACAACTTAAATGTTACATCAACAGCTTGAGTAAGCGGTCTAAAATATGACTGAGAAATTGCTAAATCAATTTATGCTTCAGAAAGCCGTTTAGTTGGTTCATACTTAGAATGAGGACTATCATATGCATATCCTATTAATGCTTTCTATGACACAATTAGTTCAATTAAAGGACCTAAAGCAACTAAAGTTCTAAAGAACTTAAAAGAAGGTTTAGAATCTAATGTTGTTTTATCAAAAGTTGTTATTAAAAACAACGTTAAAGCATTTTTATCAGCATATTACAGTGAACAATTATTAGCATTTGCTAAAGGAACTGAAACTGAAAAATTAGTATCTGATATTATTAATTCAAATACTACATTAGATAAAGAAACAAAAGACTTCCACTTATTCTATGTAAATGAATACTACAAAGGTTCAGATCATGGAAAAGGCGAAGATTTAGCAGATCTAAAAGTTTTAAAAGAAAATACTTACAATGAAGTTGAAAATACAATTGAAGTATTTGATGAAACAGATAACAAAACATACAAAGTTTATGGTTTAGGTTTAACAGAAAAAGACTTAACAGCTAAAAATGTTGGGTTAAACTCTATTAAAGGTTCAGAAAATACAACAACTGGTAAGAAAATTTACGACTCAATTCTAAAATTCTCTACAACATCAAATGACTCAGCTCAAGAAGTATTTGAATCAGGATACCAAACATCTAAAAAAGCTTCAGAAAACATGATTTTAACAGCAAAAGCTGTTGCAAAATTAATTACTGGAACAGATAAAGGTGTTTGAAATCCAACCGTTAAATATGACGCTGATGGTTTAGGAAAACAAGAAGCTGTTGACACTGTTTTAAATATTAGAGATGCTGAAGGAAATATTAATTTACCTGAATTTAATAAATGAATGAACCAAGAACAATTCTTCTTTGGTCGTGAAGACTCAACATACTATACTCAACAAAAGAAAGAAGAATTAGAAAAAGATCCTGCCCTAGCAGATGCAATCAAAAACCTAGACAAATTAGGATATACACCATTAAAAAATTCACAAACTAAATACGGTTCAATTACAAATGATCAGTTCTACTACGGAGCATTAGAAGCATTTAAAGGGTACAACCAATTTAGAGATGCTACAATGCAAGAAGGATTCTCATACTTCCCTAACCAAGTTCCAAGATATGGTATCACAACATACCAATACTCAAGACGTGCAGACGAAGGTGTTGGAGCGTATAATGACAATGCAAAAGTAGAACAAGATGGATTTGGAGCATTTATGTTTAATGCTGACCCATACTACAGCTTACCAAAATGATCAGTAACATCATTTGCTAACCACGAAAGTGTTATGGGGCACCACAACCAAATTTACTACGCAAAAGAATTCCTAAAGAAAATTGATGGCTTAACAATTGGTGACATTTTTAGTTACACTTCATATGTAGAAGGATGAGCTCTATTTATGGAATGATTCGGAATTGAAGCTGGATTATATGGAACACCAGACTTTGAAAACGAAGATTACTATGCATTACCAAAAGACTTTAGATTAGCAAAAGGTATTACAAACTTTTTAACAACTACATCAAAAGAAAAAGTTACACAAGACCAAATTACTAAAATTAAGGACTTACATGGTGGAGTTTACTGAAATTTAGTTTCTTCTGTTAATGCTATTTCTGATGATAAAGAACATGCTCTAAAAGCAGTTGAACTAGCTAACATGTTACAATACTTTGGCGCTTTAAATGAAGCTCAATTACGTAACATGAGACGTGCAGTTGATACAGCTTACCATGGCGATTTATCAGCTGGAAGAGAAGACTTACCTGCTGGTGCATCAATTAAAGATGTAAGAGAATTCTTAAAAGCTAATTCAGCCTTAGGTATTGGTGACATTACTTCAGAATCAAAACGTTACTTAAACCTACCTGGTCAAGCAACATCATATAACTCAGGTAAAGAAGCAATGTTAAAACTATATGATAGAGTACGTAGATCAAAAGGTTTATCAAGAAAAGACTTCGTTTCAAATAAAGAAAACATTAAAGAATTCTTAAACTTATTACTAGAAACAGGTGCTTTACCACTTGACACATTAAAAGAAATCGTTGAAAAACATTACAACTTATAA
- a CDS encoding 5'-methylthioadenosine/S-adenosylhomocysteine nucleosidase, with amino-acid sequence MEELTLFVLAESEEFDLDVDNNLLEKKLFEKNSIVLSLYLNKKINKRFAILISGVGKVNAAFSLTNSFAILKDNNFIVSKIINLGPAGSLKLDKIGETYLIDKAYYFDVNLTAIPNYKIGQLPNNQYEFQTSLTLNNQINNSLGLNIKSKNILSADRFFNQKDINNIETNFNNISLLDMESTSLIHCANNLGIEISSLKIVSDLLNQKENFYLTKKEVWKSKVTEILELLIRGL; translated from the coding sequence ATGGAAGAATTAACATTATTTGTTTTAGCTGAATCTGAAGAATTTGATTTAGATGTAGATAATAATTTATTAGAAAAAAAACTGTTTGAGAAAAACTCAATAGTTTTATCTTTATATTTAAACAAAAAAATAAATAAAAGGTTTGCTATTTTAATATCAGGTGTTGGCAAAGTTAATGCTGCTTTTTCATTAACTAATTCGTTTGCAATTCTAAAAGACAATAATTTTATTGTTTCAAAGATTATTAATTTAGGGCCTGCTGGTTCTTTAAAATTAGATAAAATTGGTGAAACTTATTTAATTGATAAAGCTTATTATTTTGATGTAAACTTAACAGCAATTCCTAATTATAAAATTGGACAATTGCCAAATAACCAATATGAGTTTCAAACTTCATTAACTTTAAATAACCAAATTAATAATTCTTTAGGTTTAAATATAAAAAGTAAAAATATTTTAAGTGCTGATCGTTTTTTTAATCAAAAAGATATTAATAACATTGAAACAAATTTTAATAATATTTCATTACTGGATATGGAAAGCACTTCTTTAATTCATTGTGCAAATAATTTAGGAATAGAAATTTCTAGCTTAAAAATTGTGTCTGATTTATTAAACCAAAAAGAAAATTTTTACTTAACTAAGAAAGAAGTTTGAAAATCAAAAGTTACAGAAATTTTAGAATTACTTATCAGAGGTTTATAA
- a CDS encoding RNA-binding S4 domain-containing protein, which translates to MKVEIYGKEIKLSQFLKKLNLCRTGGMAKYFLTIHTVKINDRIANGRNATIHVGDTVWVDDQIYLIKQAPEQKQ; encoded by the coding sequence ATGAAAGTTGAAATATATGGAAAAGAAATTAAATTAAGTCAATTTTTAAAAAAACTTAATTTATGTAGAACTGGAGGAATGGCAAAGTATTTTTTAACCATCCACACAGTTAAAATTAATGATAGAATTGCTAATGGTAGAAATGCTACAATCCATGTTGGCGACACTGTTTGAGTAGATGACCAAATTTATTTAATCAAACAAGCACCTGAACAAAAACAATAA
- the dnaA gene encoding chromosomal replication initiator protein DnaA produces MKYQEKELDLNVSNQMLQTELKNTANYNMEYETFFSKLKLVCVVEGHAYVLAPVYLIENLKTIFYQSIQRAVNNVLDKKVVLVLISSITEIQKIVDTEEAEKIINNQKVSNVKNNLTFDNYVIGNFNKITLKAAKQICIQYNDNYNPLFIYSGSGLGKTHLLHAIGNEFTKGNKTCLYINPDSLTRKLVEQLKLRNQEEINKIVDELTSYDCLMFDDVQQYGNKESTLNVLFNIINTMKTNEKQIIFCADKKPNELGGFEQRFLTRFEGGLIMEINDLQLDDVITILKFKLKENNINPDLWEEESLRYIARNFSSSIRALEGAISRIKLFAEGDDFFTYDLRTIQGIFKNVTKATESITPERIIETVSKYYGIDKKKISSNTRVKEIVIPRKIVIYLLKNNFNFTLKEIGKLVGDQAHSTVIASLNWVDANLQSNSALKIAIEKIQNTLKKVI; encoded by the coding sequence ATGAAATATCAAGAAAAAGAATTAGATTTAAATGTAAGTAATCAAATGTTACAAACTGAGTTAAAGAATACAGCTAATTACAACATGGAATACGAAACATTTTTTTCAAAACTTAAATTAGTTTGTGTTGTTGAAGGACATGCTTATGTGTTAGCACCAGTATATTTAATTGAGAATTTAAAAACTATTTTCTATCAAAGTATTCAGCGTGCAGTTAATAATGTTTTGGATAAAAAAGTTGTTTTAGTATTAATTTCTTCAATCACTGAAATCCAAAAAATTGTTGATACTGAAGAAGCAGAGAAGATAATTAACAATCAAAAGGTAAGTAATGTAAAAAATAATTTAACTTTTGATAATTATGTTATTGGTAATTTTAATAAGATTACATTAAAAGCTGCAAAACAAATTTGTATTCAATATAACGATAATTATAATCCTTTATTTATTTATTCAGGTAGTGGCTTAGGTAAAACACATTTATTACATGCTATTGGTAATGAGTTTACAAAAGGAAATAAAACTTGTTTATATATAAATCCTGACAGTTTGACAAGAAAGCTAGTAGAACAATTAAAATTAAGAAATCAAGAAGAAATAAATAAGATTGTTGATGAACTTACGTCATATGATTGTTTAATGTTTGATGATGTTCAACAATATGGAAATAAAGAAAGTACTTTAAATGTATTATTCAATATTATTAATACAATGAAAACAAATGAAAAACAGATTATCTTTTGTGCTGATAAAAAACCAAACGAATTAGGCGGATTTGAACAGAGATTTTTAACAAGATTTGAAGGCGGTTTAATAATGGAAATTAACGACCTTCAATTAGATGATGTAATTACAATATTAAAATTTAAACTTAAAGAAAATAATATTAATCCTGATTTATGAGAAGAAGAGTCATTACGATATATTGCAAGAAACTTTTCTTCTTCGATTAGAGCATTGGAAGGAGCAATAAGCAGAATAAAATTATTTGCTGAGGGTGATGATTTCTTTACTTATGATCTTCGAACAATACAAGGAATTTTTAAAAATGTAACAAAAGCAACTGAATCTATCACCCCGGAAAGAATAATTGAAACAGTAAGTAAATATTATGGAATTGATAAGAAGAAAATTTCATCCAACACAAGAGTAAAAGAAATTGTTATACCAAGAAAAATTGTTATTTACTTATTAAAGAATAATTTTAATTTTACACTTAAAGAAATTGGAAAACTTGTTGGCGATCAAGCACACTCAACAGTTATCGCCTCACTAAATTGAGTTGACGCTAATTTACAAAGTAATTCTGCTTTAAAAATAGCTATCGAAAAAATTCAAAATACATTAAAGAAAGTAATATAA
- a CDS encoding dimethylarginine dimethylaminohydrolase family protein, with product MTQMKNKFKNVIVKVPASSMVDGITSAPELGEPIYDLALLQHNKYIEALKSCGVNVTVCPKNEQFPDSCFVEDTAVIVTGEIAILSNPGAASRNGEKHEMLPYLEKFFDKDHLFKIEAPGTLDGGDVMMVGDTYYVGMSERTNREGIRQFHNILASAGKKCIPVPMTEMLHLKTGVNYLEHNNLLISGEFLHYPTFKGFNQIVVDKSEGYAANCIWVNETVIVPEGYPNVLKAVQDLGIYRVITCDTSEYKKLDGGLSCLSLRF from the coding sequence ATGACACAAATGAAAAACAAATTTAAAAACGTTATTGTTAAAGTTCCGGCATCATCAATGGTGGATGGAATTACATCAGCCCCAGAACTAGGGGAACCAATTTACGATTTAGCATTGCTTCAACATAATAAATATATCGAAGCTTTAAAAAGCTGTGGTGTTAATGTTACAGTTTGTCCAAAAAATGAACAATTCCCAGACTCATGCTTTGTTGAGGATACAGCTGTAATTGTAACCGGTGAAATTGCAATTTTATCTAACCCCGGCGCAGCTTCACGTAATGGTGAAAAGCACGAAATGTTACCATATCTAGAAAAATTCTTTGATAAAGACCATCTATTCAAAATTGAAGCACCAGGAACATTAGACGGTGGCGATGTTATGATGGTTGGCGATACATACTATGTAGGTATGTCTGAAAGAACCAATAGAGAAGGAATTCGTCAATTCCACAACATTTTAGCAAGTGCAGGTAAAAAATGTATCCCAGTTCCAATGACTGAAATGCTTCACTTAAAAACAGGTGTTAACTACTTAGAACACAACAACCTATTAATTTCAGGTGAATTCTTACACTATCCAACATTTAAAGGCTTCAACCAAATCGTTGTAGATAAAAGTGAAGGATATGCAGCAAACTGTATTTGAGTAAACGAAACAGTTATTGTTCCTGAAGGATATCCAAATGTTTTAAAAGCAGTTCAAGACTTAGGGATCTACAGAGTGATAACCTGTGATACATCTGAATATAAAAAATTAGACGGTGGACTAAGCTGTTTATCATTAAGATTTTAA
- the gpmI gene encoding 2,3-bisphosphoglycerate-independent phosphoglycerate mutase, protein MNNKKKIILTIIDGLGLRKETQGNAFAQAFHPIFDYLFAMCPNSVLQASGEFVGLPKNQIGNSEVGHLNIGAGRIVYTGLSLINNEIKTGNFKKNEVLNELIDDSIKNNTTLHLMGLLSNGGVHSLDNHLFEIMKLANEKGLKKVSIHIFGDGRDVKPQSIKDSIITLNQLSKDFNYPVSSISGRFYAMDRDQIFERNELAFEAILGKSQNVFKDVNTYIEEQYKKEIYDEFFVPAQGEKGLFLKDNDNVIFFNFRPDRARQLSHLILNSNLYKYKGKNNIKVNLFASLMKYEGIDSKIAFKEMEVNNPLGEVIANNNLKQLRLAETQKYAHVTFFMDGGKEIIYKNEDRILVDSIKAESFADYPHMSAKEITDELLNKIEDYDFVIMNYANPDMVGHTGNLKATIKAIEFLDEQFERILKYVSENKDKVTWFITADHGNAEVTEDENNKPATKHTNNPVMFITTDKTIELNNGSLCDVAPSILDYLGIQKPNEMTGISLIKKFK, encoded by the coding sequence ATGAATAATAAAAAGAAAATAATTTTAACAATAATTGATGGGCTTGGTTTAAGAAAAGAAACACAAGGTAATGCCTTTGCACAAGCTTTTCATCCAATTTTTGATTATTTATTTGCAATGTGTCCTAATTCGGTTTTACAAGCCTCAGGAGAATTTGTTGGACTTCCTAAAAATCAAATCGGGAACTCAGAAGTTGGTCATTTAAATATTGGAGCTGGAAGAATTGTTTACACGGGACTTTCTTTAATTAACAATGAGATTAAAACGGGTAATTTTAAGAAAAATGAAGTGTTAAACGAATTAATTGATGATTCAATTAAAAATAATACAACACTACATTTAATGGGTCTTTTAAGTAATGGTGGTGTTCATTCATTAGATAATCATTTATTTGAAATAATGAAATTAGCAAATGAAAAAGGGCTTAAGAAAGTTTCTATTCATATCTTTGGTGATGGTAGGGATGTTAAACCTCAATCAATTAAGGATTCTATAATAACATTAAATCAGTTGTCTAAAGATTTTAATTATCCAGTTTCAAGTATTTCAGGTCGTTTTTATGCAATGGATCGTGATCAAATTTTTGAAAGAAATGAGCTTGCTTTTGAAGCTATCTTAGGTAAAAGTCAAAATGTTTTCAAAGATGTTAATACTTATATAGAAGAACAGTACAAAAAAGAAATATATGATGAATTTTTTGTTCCTGCTCAAGGTGAAAAGGGCTTATTTTTAAAAGACAATGACAACGTTATATTTTTTAACTTTAGACCAGATCGAGCAAGACAACTAAGCCACTTAATTTTAAATAGCAATTTATATAAATACAAAGGCAAAAATAATATAAAGGTTAATTTATTTGCTTCATTAATGAAATATGAGGGAATAGATTCAAAAATTGCTTTTAAAGAAATGGAAGTAAATAACCCGCTAGGTGAAGTTATTGCTAATAATAATTTAAAACAATTAAGATTAGCTGAAACACAAAAATATGCACATGTAACTTTCTTTATGGACGGCGGAAAAGAAATAATTTATAAAAATGAAGATCGAATTTTGGTTGATAGCATCAAAGCTGAATCTTTTGCAGATTATCCACATATGTCTGCAAAAGAAATTACTGATGAGTTATTAAATAAAATTGAGGATTATGACTTTGTAATTATGAATTATGCTAATCCGGATATGGTTGGACATACCGGAAATTTAAAAGCCACAATTAAGGCAATTGAATTTTTAGATGAGCAATTTGAACGCATACTAAAATATGTTTCCGAAAATAAAGATAAAGTTACCTGATTTATAACTGCAGATCATGGTAATGCCGAAGTAACGGAAGACGAAAATAATAAACCAGCAACAAAACATACTAATAATCCGGTGATGTTTATAACTACCGATAAAACAATTGAACTTAACAATGGTTCTTTATGTGATGTTGCTCCTTCAATTTTAGATTATTTAGGAATTCAAAAACCTAACGAAATGACAGGAATTAGTTTAATTAAAAAATTTAAATAA
- a CDS encoding TatD family hydrolase, translated as MELKYIDIHTHPFKEYYDDPYQIVSHWKTQDMEKLFIVGTSKEDSVELLELCNKDKDFLHPIIGIHPTLATGKKDGDFLESIINEEVIGIGEIGLDYHYDDSPSKEIQYESFISQLEVAKKHNIVAMLHIRDALDDAFEIITRPEYKDLKIVMHSFSGDLNFVKRVLPFENIYFSISGVVTFKNAKPLQEAVLNIPIERMFCETDTPYLAPTPMRGKPNISPYVKYTYQYIANLKNLSEVEFVTQIRKNIKKVFGI; from the coding sequence ATGGAATTAAAATATATCGATATCCACACACATCCTTTTAAAGAATATTATGATGATCCTTATCAAATAGTTTCCCATTGAAAAACTCAAGATATGGAAAAATTATTTATTGTTGGAACATCAAAAGAGGATTCAGTTGAACTTTTGGAATTATGTAATAAAGATAAGGATTTTTTGCATCCCATTATTGGAATTCATCCAACTTTAGCAACCGGTAAGAAAGATGGTGATTTTTTAGAATCAATTATCAATGAAGAAGTTATTGGAATTGGTGAAATTGGACTTGATTATCATTATGATGATTCTCCGTCTAAAGAAATTCAATACGAAAGTTTTATATCTCAGCTTGAAGTGGCTAAAAAACATAATATCGTCGCAATGTTACATATTCGTGATGCATTAGATGATGCTTTTGAAATAATTACAAGACCAGAATACAAAGACTTAAAGATTGTTATGCATTCATTTAGTGGTGATTTAAATTTTGTTAAAAGAGTTTTACCTTTTGAAAATATTTACTTTTCAATTTCTGGAGTTGTAACTTTTAAAAACGCCAAACCTTTACAAGAAGCCGTTTTAAATATTCCAATCGAAAGAATGTTTTGTGAAACAGATACTCCTTATTTAGCACCAACTCCTATGCGAGGCAAACCAAATATTAGTCCATATGTAAAATACACATATCAATATATTGCTAATCTAAAAAATCTTAGCGAGGTAGAATTTGTAACTCAAATAAGAAAAAACATTAAAAAGGTATTTGGTATTTAA